One stretch of Aquimarina sp. Aq107 DNA includes these proteins:
- a CDS encoding DUF3667 domain-containing protein has protein sequence MKEKGRFLKKHRGNECLNCHVPLDVIDRYCHNCGQINTTKKLSFKDFFNEFFASIFSYDSRLRHTVVGLLFRPGMISKDYIEGRRVKYANPFRFYLSVSIMFFIISGLFIDFDTIITKNNDQDKEVLEINLSDQDKDQQNDTTTNDTTSTSDNKADNDYVYFSEKQLDTMGMFTAISKRWETYKSHYKKTEQLSAIIALDSLKHSKNGYTKYLYKRSIRTKNLNENPMELLKFVFNKLPFIIFFFLPFFALTIWIIYIRRPFNYMEHLVFIFHTQTMFFILMGIAILIDQITKSEVASSIAMFIFLFYLYKAMRNFYQQKRAKTIVKFLLVNVLFFILASIGSLITIIGSMFIF, from the coding sequence ATGAAAGAAAAGGGGAGATTTCTTAAAAAACATAGAGGAAACGAATGCTTAAACTGCCACGTACCTCTAGATGTTATTGATCGATATTGTCATAACTGCGGCCAAATAAACACTACTAAAAAACTGTCTTTTAAGGATTTTTTTAATGAGTTTTTTGCTAGTATATTTTCGTATGACTCCAGATTAAGACATACTGTGGTTGGTTTATTATTTCGACCAGGAATGATCTCTAAAGATTATATCGAAGGAAGAAGAGTAAAATACGCTAACCCGTTTAGATTTTACCTTAGTGTATCAATAATGTTTTTTATTATAAGTGGTTTATTTATTGATTTTGACACTATAATTACTAAGAATAATGATCAAGACAAAGAAGTATTAGAGATAAATTTATCTGATCAAGATAAGGATCAACAAAACGATACAACAACTAATGATACTACATCAACTTCTGACAATAAGGCCGATAATGATTATGTATATTTTAGTGAGAAACAGTTGGACACCATGGGTATGTTTACTGCTATCAGCAAACGTTGGGAAACATATAAATCACATTATAAAAAAACCGAGCAATTATCCGCTATTATTGCTTTAGACAGTTTAAAGCACTCTAAAAATGGATATACTAAATATCTTTACAAAAGGAGTATCAGAACAAAAAATCTTAATGAAAATCCGATGGAGCTTCTTAAGTTTGTTTTCAACAAACTACCTTTCATAATCTTTTTCTTTCTTCCTTTTTTTGCGTTAACAATATGGATTATATATATAAGAAGACCTTTTAACTACATGGAACATCTTGTATTCATTTTTCATACACAAACCATGTTTTTCATCCTTATGGGAATTGCTATTTTGATTGATCAAATTACCAAAAGTGAAGTTGCATCCAGCATTGCAATGTTCATTTTTCTATTTTACCTCTATAAGGCGATGCGTAATTTTTACCAACAAAAAAGAGCCAAAACTATTGTTAAATTTCTGTTAGTGAACGTATTATTTTTTATCTTAGCAAGTATAGGATCTTTAATTACGATCATAGGATCAATGTTTATTTTTTAA
- the apaG gene encoding Co2+/Mg2+ efflux protein ApaG codes for MVEQVTRGIKISVDTTFEGTFFKNYKMHFAFGYRITIENQSKDSVQLTSRFWEIKDALSNTEIVEGEGVIGKKPVLKPGESHTYNSGCLLSSPFGSMKGHYNMVNFTSTRKFKVIIPSFKLSSPFALN; via the coding sequence ATGGTTGAACAAGTAACCAGAGGTATAAAAATTTCGGTGGACACCACCTTTGAAGGCACGTTCTTTAAGAACTATAAGATGCACTTTGCCTTTGGATACCGTATAACTATAGAAAACCAAAGTAAAGATTCGGTACAACTTACTTCTCGCTTTTGGGAAATAAAAGATGCGCTAAGTAACACTGAAATTGTAGAAGGAGAAGGTGTTATTGGAAAAAAACCCGTTTTAAAACCTGGAGAATCGCACACTTACAATAGTGGATGCCTTTTAAGCTCTCCATTTGGCTCAATGAAAGGACACTATAACATGGTTAATTTTACCTCTACAAGAAAATTTAAAGTAATCATCCCTAGTTTTAAACTAAGTTCTCCTTTTGCTCTGAACTAA